One segment of Deltaproteobacteria bacterium DNA contains the following:
- a CDS encoding c-type cytochrome, which translates to MMVLKKGVVFAASFAAAVMLVAAGADVSKAASAANGEKLYQQNCAVCHGDKGQGRGGPMGWFTGGGGETTDLIGNQLNNQTFLAMASDEYLAGTIKKGRPGRPMPGWEDQLSDSQIEDIIAFLRTWQEVPGIALNPNPVWGNPEDGKVLFRGNCGACHGYNGEGTDFGPALNNQVFLDLASDDFIRQTIIRGRAGTVMKPFLKGSDLAVTELDPYQINDIVAFIRTWDKNATSKLEPWLLEAK; encoded by the coding sequence ATGATGGTACTTAAGAAGGGTGTAGTCTTTGCCGCAAGCTTTGCGGCGGCGGTGATGCTTGTGGCGGCCGGTGCCGACGTCTCCAAGGCCGCTTCGGCTGCAAACGGCGAGAAGCTCTACCAGCAGAACTGCGCCGTCTGTCACGGCGACAAGGGCCAGGGCCGCGGCGGTCCCATGGGCTGGTTCACGGGCGGCGGCGGAGAGACGACCGATCTCATCGGCAACCAGCTCAACAACCAGACCTTCCTCGCCATGGCCAGCGACGAGTACCTCGCCGGCACGATAAAGAAGGGCAGGCCCGGCAGGCCCATGCCCGGCTGGGAGGACCAGCTCTCCGACTCCCAGATCGAGGACATCATCGCCTTTCTGAGGACATGGCAGGAGGTCCCCGGCATAGCGCTCAACCCCAACCCCGTGTGGGGCAACCCCGAGGACGGCAAGGTCCTCTTCCGCGGCAACTGCGGGGCCTGCCACGGCTACAACGGCGAGGGCACCGACTTCGGTCCGGCCCTCAACAATCAGGTCTTCCTCGATCTCGCCTCCGACGACTTCATCAGGCAGACGATCATAAGGGGCAGGGCCGGCACGGTCATGAAGCCCTTCCTCAAGGGCAGCGACCTGGCGGTCACGGAGCTTGATCCCTACCAGATAAACGACATCGTCGCCTTTATCAGGACCTGGGACAAGAACGCGACCAGCAAGCTGGAGCCTTGGCTTCTGGAGGCTAAGTAA